From one Luteolibacter sp. SL250 genomic stretch:
- the rpsA gene encoding 30S ribosomal protein S1, whose product MSEGKRTHNQTINQTNKMAYAPAEPRNQELSDLIDSKFREFREGSIVKGTILEIRPQVVLVDIGYKSEGAIPSNEFEDEEIEVGDEIEVLLEKLENDEGMVVLSKEKAAHKQNWEKIVKVFQDGGLVRGKVKSVVKGGLTVNVGVEAFLPGSQVDIIPPKDLNEYVGNVYEFKIVKVNDERKNIVLSRREVIEAERSELRQRFLQTVKVGDKVVGAIKNITDFGAFVDLQGMDGLLHITDMSWGRINHPSELLHIGQSVEVIILDVDREKERVSLGLKQMSDNPWEDIERKYPIGQQVKGKVTKLLPYGAFVEIERGVEGLVHVSELSWVKRITRPSDVLEIGQEIEAVVLGISIEEQKISLGVRQLDSNPWDEIELRYPVGATIKGPVRNLTAYGAFVELEEGIDGMIHVSDMSWTRKINHPSEVLKKGDEVEAIVLAIDKANQRVSLGIKQTEDDPWSLIDSRFKVGDLVKGTVAKIASFGAFVSLDGDIDGLIHISQLSEDHVEKVKDIIKVGDTIEARVIKVDKVERRIGLSIKAVNYSEEQLKKESASFESLRPSSEMVGLEQAFNLAAAASEEWRPGEE is encoded by the coding sequence ATGTCGGAAGGAAAACGAACCCACAACCAAACCATAAACCAAACAAACAAAATGGCTTACGCACCAGCGGAACCCAGAAACCAAGAACTCAGCGACCTGATCGATTCCAAGTTCCGCGAATTCCGCGAAGGATCGATCGTCAAGGGCACGATCCTGGAGATCCGCCCGCAGGTCGTCCTCGTCGACATCGGCTACAAGTCCGAAGGCGCGATCCCGTCCAACGAATTCGAGGACGAGGAAATCGAAGTCGGCGATGAAATCGAAGTCCTTCTCGAGAAACTCGAAAACGACGAAGGCATGGTCGTCCTCTCCAAGGAGAAGGCAGCCCACAAGCAGAACTGGGAAAAGATCGTCAAGGTGTTCCAGGACGGCGGCCTCGTTCGCGGCAAGGTCAAGTCCGTCGTCAAAGGCGGCCTCACCGTCAATGTCGGCGTCGAAGCATTCCTTCCAGGTTCCCAAGTGGACATCATCCCACCGAAAGATCTCAACGAATACGTCGGCAACGTCTACGAATTCAAGATCGTCAAGGTCAACGACGAGCGGAAGAACATCGTTCTCTCCCGCCGCGAAGTCATCGAAGCCGAGCGCTCCGAGCTCCGCCAGCGCTTCCTCCAGACCGTCAAGGTCGGGGACAAGGTCGTCGGCGCCATCAAGAACATCACCGACTTCGGTGCGTTCGTCGATCTCCAGGGCATGGACGGACTGCTCCACATCACCGACATGTCGTGGGGCCGGATCAACCATCCTTCCGAACTCCTCCACATCGGCCAGTCCGTCGAAGTCATCATCCTCGACGTGGACCGCGAGAAAGAGCGCGTGTCGCTCGGCCTCAAGCAAATGTCCGACAACCCATGGGAAGACATCGAGCGCAAGTACCCCATCGGCCAACAGGTCAAGGGCAAGGTCACCAAGCTCCTCCCTTACGGTGCGTTCGTCGAGATCGAGCGCGGTGTCGAAGGTCTGGTGCACGTGTCCGAGCTCAGCTGGGTCAAGCGCATCACCCGTCCTTCGGACGTGCTTGAGATTGGCCAGGAAATCGAAGCCGTCGTTCTCGGCATCTCCATCGAGGAGCAGAAGATCTCCCTCGGCGTCCGCCAGCTCGACTCGAACCCATGGGACGAGATCGAACTCCGCTACCCGGTCGGCGCGACCATCAAGGGACCGGTCCGCAACCTCACCGCCTACGGTGCGTTCGTGGAACTGGAAGAAGGCATCGACGGCATGATCCACGTGTCCGACATGTCCTGGACCCGCAAGATCAACCACCCGTCCGAAGTCCTCAAGAAGGGCGACGAAGTGGAAGCCATCGTGCTTGCGATCGACAAGGCCAACCAGCGCGTCTCCCTCGGCATCAAGCAGACCGAAGACGATCCATGGAGCCTCATCGACAGCCGCTTCAAGGTGGGCGACCTGGTCAAGGGCACCGTGGCCAAGATCGCTTCCTTCGGCGCGTTCGTCAGCCTCGACGGCGACATCGACGGCCTCATCCACATCTCGCAACTCAGCGAGGACCACGTGGAGAAGGTCAAGGACATCATCAAGGTGGGCGACACCATCGAAGCCCGCGTCATCAAGGTGGACAAGGTGGAGCGCCGCATCGGCCTCTCCATCAAGGCCGTCAACTACTCCGAAGAGCAGCTCAAGAAAGAGTCCGCCAGCTTCGAAAGCCTCCGTCCGTCTTCCGAGATGGTGGGCCTCGAGCAAGCGTTCAACCTTGCGGCAGCCGCTTCCGAAGAGTGGCGTCCGGGCGAGGAATAA
- a CDS encoding PQQ-dependent sugar dehydrogenase — MDLKALTLSAVVLSAVVLSTLPLHAEVAGKPIAKGFERPVWAGVPQGVEGKLWVMEQAGRVWIVDIASGKWSDKPFLDVRELVSRKGNEEGLLGLAFPKDFQTTGRYYVNYTDKEKQTKIVRYTSADKQTTDPATAEEILVYPSEFENHNGGWIDFGPDGYLYIGNGDGGSGNDPKQRAQDLGSLLGKMLRIDVSPEKGYKVPADNPFVGNAKAKPEIWAYGLRNPWRNSFDRETGDFWIADVGQNQWEEVNFVPKGKGSGADFGWRLREGLVATPTGGVGGEAPKAYEPIYVYKHGMGEKEGLSITGGYVYRGSAVPELKGRYVFADYQNPRIWSFVEKDGKATDFKDHTKALQPEGGRINLISSFAEDNKGEIFLLDHSGVVYQIVEKK; from the coding sequence ATGGATCTGAAAGCTCTCACCCTCTCCGCCGTTGTCCTCTCCGCCGTTGTCCTCTCCACGCTGCCGCTCCACGCGGAAGTCGCTGGCAAACCCATCGCCAAGGGCTTCGAGCGCCCGGTGTGGGCGGGCGTGCCACAGGGTGTGGAGGGCAAGCTCTGGGTCATGGAGCAGGCCGGGCGCGTGTGGATCGTGGACATCGCCAGCGGGAAATGGAGCGACAAGCCGTTTCTGGACGTGCGGGAGCTGGTCAGCCGGAAAGGCAATGAGGAGGGCCTGCTGGGCCTCGCCTTCCCCAAGGATTTCCAGACCACCGGCCGCTACTACGTGAACTACACGGACAAGGAAAAGCAGACGAAGATCGTCCGCTACACCTCCGCGGACAAGCAGACGACCGACCCGGCGACGGCGGAGGAGATCCTGGTCTATCCCAGCGAGTTCGAGAACCACAACGGCGGCTGGATCGACTTCGGGCCGGACGGTTACCTCTACATTGGCAACGGTGACGGTGGCTCCGGCAACGACCCGAAACAACGGGCACAGGATCTGGGTTCCCTGCTCGGCAAGATGCTCCGGATCGATGTTTCCCCGGAGAAGGGCTACAAGGTGCCAGCGGACAACCCCTTCGTCGGGAATGCCAAGGCAAAGCCGGAGATCTGGGCCTATGGCCTTCGGAACCCGTGGCGGAACTCATTCGACCGTGAGACGGGTGACTTCTGGATCGCGGATGTGGGCCAGAACCAGTGGGAGGAGGTCAATTTCGTACCGAAGGGCAAGGGCAGTGGCGCTGACTTCGGCTGGAGGCTGCGCGAAGGACTGGTGGCCACCCCGACCGGCGGTGTGGGAGGCGAGGCCCCAAAGGCATACGAGCCGATCTACGTCTACAAGCACGGCATGGGTGAGAAGGAAGGCCTCTCCATCACCGGTGGTTACGTCTACCGCGGCTCCGCGGTGCCGGAGCTGAAGGGCCGCTATGTTTTCGCGGACTACCAGAACCCGCGGATCTGGTCCTTCGTGGAAAAGGACGGCAAGGCGACCGACTTCAAGGATCACACGAAGGCACTCCAACCCGAAGGCGGACGGATCAACCTCATCTCCTCCTTCGCGGAGGACAACAAGGGCGAGATCTTCCTGCTCGACCACAGCGGTGTGGTCTACCAGATCGTGGAGAAAAAGTAA
- the recG gene encoding ATP-dependent DNA helicase RecG, whose product MFSAREELVNLPLLPGKESAALAAAGYATAVQLLDHIPKRYEDRRRFDRFPAQSTAQPVCLRGTVIDAGMRFLGPGRRFYEAVVLDGTGGVFGSGKITCRWFNMPFIQKVIATGHDVIVYGKVKDQNGRLIIDHPEFEVVKDDDSSASIHIERIVPIYRNISGISQRRLREIIHLLLLQIDPASLAPPHEIDPVFPRVEALRQVHFPESVEQAAAARRRLALEEFFALQLNVVWRRARYQEKRGRILGKKTGSLTRFYESLPFDLTGAQKRSIREILADMRSPLPMNRLLQGDVGSGKTFVAMAAMLLAIDSGCQAVLMAPTQILAEQHYLTFRRWLDPLGIRISLRTGNRGEDTHLPIEGEPQIIIGTHALFFDSVAFRDLGLVVIDEQHKFGVAQRAALIRQGVMPDVLVMTATPIPRTLTMTSYGDLDVSLLDEKPPGRSKIITAMRVKASQPDVTKFVKEQLKEGRQVYLVYPLVEESEALKIESATEAFEKWKKRLSGYEVGMVHGKLKPEEKEEVMRRFRDGEISVLVATTVIEVGVDVPNASVMILHHADRFGLAQIHQLRGRIGRGGHKGYCILLTDGKSPEAMEKLKVLEQTADGFEIAEADLRLRGPGDVLGTMQSGVSDLKFVDFLADTALLREARALADGVLSADPQLVGKHSALRYLITEEDVVPLPSTA is encoded by the coding sequence GTGTTTTCCGCGCGTGAGGAACTGGTGAATCTGCCGCTGCTGCCGGGCAAGGAGTCCGCCGCTCTGGCGGCTGCGGGGTATGCCACCGCCGTACAGTTGCTGGACCACATCCCGAAGCGCTATGAGGACCGCCGCCGCTTCGACAGGTTTCCCGCCCAGTCCACCGCGCAGCCCGTCTGCCTGCGTGGCACCGTGATCGATGCCGGCATGCGCTTCCTCGGCCCCGGACGCAGGTTCTATGAGGCCGTGGTGCTGGACGGCACCGGCGGCGTGTTCGGCTCCGGAAAGATCACCTGCCGCTGGTTCAACATGCCCTTCATCCAGAAGGTCATCGCCACCGGCCATGACGTGATCGTCTATGGAAAGGTGAAGGACCAGAACGGACGGTTGATCATCGACCATCCCGAGTTCGAGGTGGTGAAGGATGATGACTCCTCCGCCTCCATCCACATCGAGCGCATCGTGCCCATCTACCGGAACATCTCCGGGATTTCCCAGAGGCGGCTGCGGGAGATCATCCATCTGCTGCTGCTCCAGATCGATCCCGCGAGCCTGGCGCCCCCGCACGAGATCGATCCCGTGTTCCCGCGTGTGGAGGCGTTGCGGCAGGTGCATTTCCCGGAGTCGGTGGAGCAGGCAGCGGCGGCGCGCAGGCGTCTCGCCCTGGAAGAATTCTTCGCGCTCCAGTTGAATGTCGTGTGGCGGCGTGCGCGGTATCAGGAAAAACGCGGGCGCATCCTGGGCAAGAAAACCGGCTCCCTCACCAGATTCTACGAGAGCCTGCCCTTTGATCTGACCGGCGCGCAGAAGCGCTCCATCCGGGAGATCCTCGCGGACATGCGCAGCCCGTTGCCGATGAACCGCCTGCTCCAGGGGGACGTCGGTTCCGGGAAAACCTTCGTCGCCATGGCTGCCATGCTGCTCGCCATTGACTCCGGCTGCCAGGCCGTCCTCATGGCCCCAACCCAGATCCTTGCGGAGCAGCACTACCTCACATTCCGCCGCTGGCTGGACCCTCTGGGCATCCGCATTTCGCTGCGCACCGGGAACCGAGGGGAGGACACCCACCTGCCCATCGAGGGGGAGCCGCAGATCATCATCGGCACCCATGCCTTGTTCTTTGATTCCGTTGCTTTCCGGGATCTCGGCCTGGTGGTGATCGATGAACAGCACAAGTTCGGCGTCGCCCAGCGTGCCGCGCTCATCCGTCAGGGTGTCATGCCGGATGTGCTGGTCATGACCGCAACGCCCATCCCACGCACGTTGACCATGACCAGTTACGGTGATCTGGATGTCTCGTTGCTCGATGAGAAGCCACCCGGGCGATCAAAGATCATCACCGCCATGCGGGTGAAGGCATCCCAGCCGGACGTGACGAAGTTCGTGAAGGAACAGCTCAAGGAAGGCCGGCAGGTCTATCTCGTCTATCCGCTGGTGGAGGAGAGCGAAGCGCTCAAGATCGAGTCCGCGACCGAGGCTTTCGAGAAATGGAAAAAGCGGCTTTCCGGTTACGAGGTTGGCATGGTCCACGGCAAGCTGAAGCCCGAGGAAAAGGAGGAGGTCATGCGGCGTTTCCGGGACGGGGAAATCTCCGTGCTGGTGGCCACCACCGTCATCGAGGTTGGCGTGGATGTGCCGAATGCCAGCGTCATGATCCTGCACCACGCCGACCGCTTCGGCCTGGCGCAGATCCACCAGCTCCGCGGCCGCATCGGCCGGGGAGGGCACAAGGGCTACTGCATCCTCCTCACCGACGGGAAGTCACCGGAAGCCATGGAAAAGCTCAAGGTGCTGGAGCAGACCGCGGACGGATTCGAGATCGCGGAAGCGGACCTCCGCCTGCGCGGCCCGGGGGATGTCCTGGGCACCATGCAGAGCGGCGTTTCCGACCTGAAGTTCGTCGACTTCCTCGCGGACACCGCCTTGCTGAGGGAGGCACGGGCACTCGCGGACGGAGTGCTCTCCGCGGACCCCCAGCTTGTTGGGAAGCACAGCGCCCTGAGGTATCTCATCACGGAGGAAGACGTAGTGCCTCTGCCCAGCACGGCGTGA
- a CDS encoding YggS family pyridoxal phosphate-dependent enzyme, with product MSGIGRNLREIQARMEAACLKAGRVPSTVELVAVSKTFPAEAVREAADAGQVIFGESRQQEAAPKIGMLPGNLDWHFIGRVQTNKVRKILPLFGTIHAIDSLKLARYTGGVAADLGLFPKAFLQVNVGGEASKGGFEPDELEREIDDLLAVERVEIQGLMTIPPPGADGEASRRWFVQLRELRDAMERKTGVRLPSLSMGMSGDFEVAIEEGATHVRVGSAIFGGRAYRVDGELG from the coding sequence ATGTCAGGGATCGGGAGGAATCTCCGGGAGATTCAAGCGCGTATGGAAGCGGCCTGCCTGAAAGCGGGCCGTGTTCCTTCGACAGTTGAACTCGTCGCCGTCTCCAAGACGTTTCCGGCGGAAGCGGTGAGGGAGGCGGCGGATGCCGGGCAGGTGATTTTCGGAGAGAGCCGCCAGCAGGAAGCCGCTCCGAAGATCGGGATGCTGCCGGGGAATCTGGATTGGCATTTCATCGGCCGGGTGCAGACCAACAAAGTGAGGAAGATCCTGCCGTTGTTTGGCACCATCCACGCCATCGACTCGCTGAAGCTCGCCCGCTACACCGGCGGTGTCGCCGCGGATCTCGGACTTTTCCCGAAGGCGTTCCTCCAGGTGAACGTCGGCGGCGAGGCGTCCAAGGGTGGTTTCGAGCCGGATGAACTCGAGCGGGAAATCGATGACCTCCTCGCCGTGGAACGGGTGGAGATCCAGGGGCTGATGACCATTCCGCCGCCCGGTGCGGATGGCGAAGCGTCCCGCAGGTGGTTCGTCCAACTGCGGGAACTGCGCGATGCCATGGAGCGGAAAACCGGTGTCCGTCTGCCGTCCCTGAGCATGGGTATGAGCGGCGACTTTGAGGTGGCCATCGAGGAAGGAGCCACCCATGTGCGGGTAGGCTCGGCGATTTTCGGTGGGCGTGCCTATCGGGTGGACGGCGAGCTGGGATGA
- a CDS encoding DUF971 domain-containing protein, with protein MALVLEQAAVIGNELALSFSDDTEAYIALPLMRRACPCASCQGEPDALGRVMKPVVEYGPKAFDLVKFQGVGGYALQVFWADGHSTGIYSYPYLLRLAGLSGN; from the coding sequence ATGGCATTGGTACTCGAACAGGCAGCCGTCATCGGCAACGAACTCGCCCTTTCCTTTTCGGATGACACGGAGGCATACATCGCGCTCCCGCTCATGCGGCGGGCATGCCCGTGTGCTTCTTGCCAGGGCGAGCCTGACGCGCTGGGTCGTGTGATGAAGCCGGTGGTGGAGTATGGGCCGAAGGCGTTCGATCTCGTGAAGTTCCAGGGCGTGGGCGGCTATGCCTTGCAGGTGTTCTGGGCGGACGGCCACTCGACGGGGATTTACAGTTATCCCTACCTTCTGCGCCTTGCCGGGTTGAGCGGCAACTGA
- the raiA gene encoding ribosome-associated translation inhibitor RaiA, whose translation MQTANVNLPITVTVRHEQVTDALRDHVHKKIEGLHLDYPRIIEAKAILDVQKNRFIAEVILHCANHIHIEAHTEGKDMYAAIDETVDKIARRMRKHKTRLLKKNRPHRNESIRHLEERFFTEDALDHPEEAEHDPEPFIIHPDNYAIKTMYKEDAIMQLELSDRPFVLYKSARRGCLTIVYRRKDGEYAAMDIKGE comes from the coding sequence ATGCAAACTGCCAACGTCAATCTGCCGATCACCGTCACGGTGCGCCACGAGCAAGTGACCGATGCCCTGCGCGATCACGTCCACAAGAAGATCGAAGGACTCCATCTGGACTACCCGCGCATCATCGAAGCCAAAGCCATTCTCGACGTTCAGAAAAACCGATTTATCGCCGAAGTCATCCTCCACTGCGCGAACCACATCCACATCGAGGCCCACACCGAGGGCAAGGACATGTACGCCGCGATCGACGAGACCGTTGACAAGATCGCCCGCCGGATGCGGAAGCACAAAACCCGCCTGCTGAAGAAGAACCGCCCCCACCGGAACGAGTCGATCCGGCACCTGGAGGAGCGCTTCTTCACCGAGGACGCCCTCGATCACCCGGAAGAGGCGGAACACGATCCGGAACCGTTCATCATCCATCCGGACAACTACGCCATCAAGACGATGTACAAGGAGGATGCCATCATGCAGCTCGAGCTCTCCGACCGCCCGTTCGTGCTCTACAAGAGCGCCCGCCGCGGCTGCCTGACCATCGTCTACCGCCGCAAGGACGGCGAATACGCCGCCATGGACATCAAGGGAGAATGA